One Acinetobacter pullicarnis genomic region harbors:
- a CDS encoding heavy metal sensor histidine kinase — translation MSNKILKSIGFRISLISTVFTVSILIFMGFLINQHVINHFTQQNQAQVEGKLLLIENLLHQNPPDLQRNLDEALIGHKNLIIQIKNQEGAILYQTQNATQQLSQIQQRNHSKWLNWIDLPYNNQAIVRTKHLQLAQKPQTVEIIAGVETTDNIEFLHFFEQQLLLIGILGTLCIMFLGWFATWHGLKPIRKMAKISEKITANHLSKRLELRHAPIEVLPLATAFNQMLDRLEVSVDQLSAFSSDLAHEMRTPINNLMMQTQVCLTKKREIEEYQEVLFSNLEEYERMAKMVSDMLFLAKADHADQLKNRQNIHLEDELEALFEYFDAFAAEKNIILKQSGAAIISADPAMIRRAFNNLISNAIKYGQKNSSLDIQIQNLEENVILLIKNKVPIEMQHLSQTQLIRFFDRFYRLDAARQRTTEGTGLGLAITKSIIEMHQASIEVFLIGEFIVFKIIFKNINTQQA, via the coding sequence ATGAGCAATAAAATACTAAAATCGATCGGTTTTCGAATTAGCTTAATCTCTACAGTTTTTACGGTTTCGATTTTAATTTTTATGGGATTTTTGATTAATCAGCATGTGATTAATCACTTTACTCAGCAAAACCAAGCACAGGTTGAAGGCAAATTGCTGCTGATTGAAAACTTACTCCATCAAAACCCGCCTGACTTACAGCGCAATTTGGATGAAGCTCTCATTGGCCATAAAAACTTGATTATACAAATTAAAAATCAAGAAGGTGCCATTCTGTATCAGACTCAAAATGCAACGCAGCAATTGAGTCAAATACAACAACGCAATCATTCAAAATGGCTGAACTGGATCGACCTGCCCTATAATAATCAAGCAATTGTGCGTACTAAACATCTTCAACTCGCACAAAAACCACAAACAGTCGAAATCATCGCAGGAGTTGAAACGACAGATAATATTGAATTTCTACATTTTTTTGAGCAGCAACTACTCCTCATCGGAATTTTAGGTACCTTATGCATCATGTTTCTCGGTTGGTTTGCAACTTGGCATGGGCTAAAACCCATCCGAAAAATGGCCAAAATCTCTGAGAAGATTACTGCAAATCACCTCTCTAAACGTCTAGAACTTCGGCATGCTCCCATTGAAGTGCTTCCACTGGCCACAGCATTTAATCAAATGCTGGATCGACTTGAAGTCTCTGTTGATCAGTTATCCGCTTTTTCAAGTGATCTCGCGCATGAAATGAGAACACCCATTAATAATTTAATGATGCAGACTCAGGTATGTTTGACCAAAAAACGAGAGATTGAGGAATATCAGGAAGTCTTATTTTCTAATTTAGAAGAATATGAGCGAATGGCAAAAATGGTTTCGGATATGCTTTTTCTGGCAAAAGCAGATCATGCTGATCAATTGAAAAATCGACAGAATATTCATCTAGAAGATGAACTTGAAGCACTCTTCGAGTATTTTGATGCCTTTGCTGCTGAAAAAAATATAATATTAAAACAAAGCGGTGCAGCGATCATTTCTGCTGATCCAGCCATGATCCGCAGAGCCTTTAATAATTTAATTTCAAATGCAATTAAATATGGCCAAAAAAATTCGAGTTTAGATATTCAAATTCAAAATCTTGAAGAAAATGTCATCCTGCTGATTAAAAATAAAGTTCCTATCGAAATGCAGCACCTCAGCCAAACACAACTTATTCGTTTTTTTGATCGTTTCTATCGACTCGATGCTGCAAGGCAACGCACAACAGAGGGTACTGGCCTAGGACTCGCCATCACAAAATCAATTATTGAAATGCATCAGGCAAGTATTGAGGTTTTTTTAATCGGTGAATTTATTGTATTTAAAATCATTTTTAAAAATATAAACACTCAGCAAGCTTAA
- a CDS encoding mechanosensitive ion channel family protein translates to MNKIKFIQDTINWANQYPWLEMLSSLAILIVVAFVANFIAKRVVVSGVRTLLSKFKFIDQQIFSEHSVIRRIANVIPALIILYGIRTVPHLSAPLHSFIQMVAQAFIFLTIALSISEFLNIFNSMYQRNPRAKNKPIKGYLQLVKMIVYIVCILMIMGTFLNKDVFSILAGFGAMAAVLMLVFQNTILSIVASVQISSYDMIRIGDWIEMPSLNADGTVIDMSLHTVTVENFDKTLTTVPTNKLVTDTFKNWRGMAQSGVRRIKRSIYIDQSSICFLDQHKQEELKSFLLLNQYLDNKQAELERFNEQFEDESEYNLRQMTNVGTFRAYIHFYLQNHPGIAKNQTLMVRQLQPTSDGLPLEIYAFTNTIVWTEYEAIQSDIFDHLMAIIPAFGLKIFQAPSGLDLRSLSSKDSAE, encoded by the coding sequence TTGAATAAAATTAAGTTCATCCAAGATACGATAAATTGGGCGAATCAGTATCCTTGGCTAGAAATGCTCAGTTCACTTGCAATCCTAATTGTGGTCGCCTTCGTTGCTAACTTTATTGCCAAAAGAGTCGTTGTCAGTGGCGTTCGAACATTATTATCTAAATTCAAATTTATTGATCAACAAATATTTTCTGAACATAGTGTTATTCGCCGTATTGCCAATGTTATTCCAGCACTGATTATTTTATATGGTATTCGAACGGTTCCTCATTTATCTGCGCCACTGCATAGTTTTATCCAAATGGTGGCACAAGCTTTTATTTTCCTAACGATTGCATTGAGTATCAGTGAGTTTTTAAATATTTTTAACTCAATGTATCAACGTAATCCCAGGGCCAAAAATAAACCCATCAAAGGCTATTTACAACTGGTTAAAATGATTGTCTATATCGTCTGTATTTTGATGATTATGGGCACATTCTTAAACAAAGATGTATTCAGCATATTGGCTGGTTTTGGTGCGATGGCCGCAGTACTGATGTTGGTTTTCCAAAATACAATTTTATCGATTGTGGCATCCGTGCAGATTTCTTCGTACGACATGATCCGTATTGGTGATTGGATTGAAATGCCCTCTTTAAATGCCGATGGTACTGTCATTGATATGTCATTACATACGGTGACCGTCGAGAATTTTGATAAGACCTTAACCACTGTTCCAACCAATAAATTAGTCACGGATACCTTTAAAAACTGGCGTGGCATGGCGCAATCTGGGGTGCGCAGAATTAAGCGTTCCATTTATATTGATCAAAGCAGTATTTGTTTTTTAGATCAACATAAGCAAGAGGAATTGAAATCATTTTTATTGCTTAATCAATACTTAGATAATAAACAAGCTGAACTTGAACGTTTTAATGAACAGTTTGAAGATGAGTCTGAATATAATCTGCGTCAAATGACCAATGTCGGTACATTTAGAGCTTATATTCACTTTTATCTACAAAATCATCCAGGTATTGCGAAGAATCAAACCTTGATGGTGCGCCAATTGCAACCAACCAGTGATGGCCTACCTTTAGAAATTTATGCTTTTACCAATACCATTGTTTGGACTGAATACGAAGCAATTCAATCCGATATATTTGACCACTTAATGGCGATTATTCCCGCTTTTGGTTTGAAAATTTTTCAAGCACCTTCTGGTCTTGATCTGAGGTCATTGTCCTCAAAAGACTCGGCAGAATAA
- a CDS encoding YheT family hydrolase gives MKLAVRRVGRLGQQWLDRLSGSEKPTLYFDPHGQAKQVLDLLPQLQQKYRPTPWLSNPHAHLLYFDLIKKKSISLKYDRIEQLNMADGGITGIAWYGLELPAETPTIVLMHTITGSPESMRELVRDLHRYTGWRIALCLRRGHAKLPMPVAKMSIFGSTDDLREQLLYIQQQLPNSELYAVGSSAGTGLLVRYLGEQGEQTPFKAAFALCPGYNTELGFKNVHPFYTKIMTKKLFKAFIYPYANTWKNTASLTQVLATKNLADFQAEYYEMAGYPSLDAYNQATNPMYVFENVKIPLMVLNAEDDPICHIKNLAPYKDFIRSMPNILLVTTKKGSHCGFYQGLRQTESWASRLMSDYFLALQNK, from the coding sequence ATTAAGCTTGCAGTACGTCGCGTGGGACGTTTAGGTCAGCAATGGTTAGATCGTTTGAGTGGCTCAGAAAAACCGACTTTGTACTTTGATCCACACGGTCAAGCCAAGCAAGTACTCGATTTACTGCCACAGCTTCAGCAAAAATATAGACCGACGCCTTGGTTATCAAATCCACATGCACATTTACTCTATTTTGATTTAATTAAAAAGAAAAGTATCAGCTTAAAATACGATCGGATCGAACAATTAAATATGGCCGATGGCGGTATTACGGGGATTGCTTGGTATGGTTTAGAGCTTCCAGCGGAGACACCCACCATTGTATTAATGCATACTATTACTGGTAGTCCCGAAAGTATGCGCGAATTGGTGCGCGACTTACATCGTTATACTGGTTGGCGTATTGCGCTGTGTTTACGTCGGGGGCATGCCAAACTGCCGATGCCTGTCGCTAAAATGTCTATTTTTGGTTCAACCGATGATTTACGCGAACAGCTTCTTTATATTCAACAACAGTTACCGAATTCTGAACTCTATGCCGTTGGGTCTTCTGCGGGTACGGGATTATTGGTGCGTTATTTGGGTGAGCAGGGGGAACAAACCCCATTTAAAGCAGCTTTTGCTTTATGCCCAGGGTATAACACCGAGTTAGGTTTTAAAAATGTTCATCCTTTTTATACCAAAATCATGACCAAGAAATTATTTAAGGCCTTTATTTATCCTTATGCCAACACATGGAAAAACACAGCTTCTTTAACCCAAGTTTTAGCAACCAAGAATTTGGCAGATTTTCAGGCTGAATATTATGAAATGGCAGGCTATCCATCCCTTGATGCCTATAATCAAGCCACCAATCCAATGTATGTATTCGAGAATGTTAAAATACCGCTGATGGTATTAAATGCCGAAGACGATCCAATCTGTCATATTAAAAATTTAGCACCTTATAAAGATTTTATTCGCAGTATGCCGAATATTTTATTGGTCACCACTAAAAAAGGCAGTCATTGTGGTTTTTATCAAGGCTTGCGTCAGACGGAGTCTTGGGCATCACGCTTGATGTCAGATTACTTTTTGGCATTGCAAAACAAATAG
- a CDS encoding helix-turn-helix domain-containing protein translates to MPYYRIQLAQKLLSEGVPLQDCAEQVGYQSLAAFTRAFQRVTQKNPSQFM, encoded by the coding sequence TTGCCTTATTATCGAATTCAACTTGCGCAAAAACTGCTGAGCGAAGGTGTTCCATTACAAGATTGTGCTGAACAGGTTGGCTATCAATCACTGGCAGCATTTACCCGTGCCTTTCAACGCGTCACGCAAAAAAATCCAAGCCAGTTTATGTAA
- the sstT gene encoding serine/threonine transporter SstT, with product MFSALGRLNLISRILIAIVLGVLVAYLFPQSAPHVSLLGDIFIKALKSVAPILVFVLVIASIANFKVNQGVGSLKTILLLYVISMFLAALSAVAASVMFPSTLLLDLAPGTHLEAPSDISAILKALVLSFITNPITALSEANFIGILAWAAVLGVALRHSADTTKQVILDFSEALSKLIKWVINFAPIGIFGIIVVTFAESGFKTLALYGHLILVLVGTMLFVALVINPIIVAFVMRKNPYPLVLICLRESGITAFFTRSSAANIPVNLDLAKRLGINDAIAGVSIPLGATINMAGAAVTITVLTLAAVNTLDIQVGLVTMIVLSVVAVITACGSSGVGSGSLLLIPVACGLFLIPIDIAMKVVAIGLVISVIQDSTETALNSSTDVLFTAAVELSKK from the coding sequence ATGTTTTCAGCCCTAGGTCGTTTAAACCTTATCTCTCGCATCTTAATTGCGATCGTTTTAGGCGTACTTGTCGCCTATCTATTCCCACAATCTGCACCCCATGTGAGTTTGTTGGGCGATATATTTATTAAAGCTTTAAAGTCTGTTGCGCCAATTTTAGTCTTTGTCCTGGTCATTGCCTCGATTGCCAATTTCAAAGTCAATCAAGGTGTGGGCAGCTTAAAAACCATTTTACTGCTCTATGTGATCAGCATGTTTCTTGCTGCCCTGAGTGCCGTCGCAGCAAGCGTGATGTTCCCAAGTACTTTATTGCTTGATCTCGCACCTGGTACGCATTTAGAAGCACCGAGTGATATTAGTGCAATTCTAAAAGCGTTGGTACTCAGCTTTATCACCAACCCAATTACGGCCTTAAGTGAAGCAAACTTTATTGGTATTTTAGCTTGGGCTGCTGTATTAGGCGTCGCTTTACGCCACAGTGCTGATACCACCAAACAAGTGATCTTAGATTTTTCTGAAGCGCTGTCTAAACTGATTAAATGGGTGATTAATTTTGCACCTATCGGTATTTTCGGGATCATCGTAGTGACCTTTGCTGAATCTGGTTTTAAAACCTTGGCATTATATGGTCATTTGATCCTGGTACTGGTCGGCACCATGCTATTTGTTGCCTTGGTCATTAATCCCATCATTGTCGCATTTGTCATGCGTAAAAACCCATATCCATTGGTGCTGATCTGTTTAAGAGAAAGTGGTATTACTGCATTCTTTACCCGTAGTTCTGCTGCAAATATTCCGGTCAATTTAGATTTGGCCAAACGCTTAGGCATTAATGATGCCATTGCTGGTGTTTCGATTCCGTTAGGCGCAACCATTAATATGGCTGGTGCTGCAGTGACGATCACCGTCCTGACCTTAGCAGCTGTAAATACCTTAGACATACAGGTTGGTTTGGTTACCATGATTGTGCTGTCGGTGGTGGCTGTCATTACTGCATGTGGTTCTTCGGGTGTTGGTAGTGGCTCGTTATTGCTGATCCCGGTGGCCTGTGGTTTGTTCTTGATTCCAATCGATATTGCGATGAAAGTCGTTGCAATTGGTTTGGTGATTAGCGTGATTCAAGATTCGACCGAAACGGCTTTAAACTCATCGACTGATGTATTGTTCACCGCTGCTGTAGAACTGTCGAAAAAGTAA
- a CDS encoding SulP family inorganic anion transporter — MPTPKFKFTTMLPALSWMKRYNRLKFKSDLLAALIVIAMLVPQGMAYAIVAGLPPITGLYASVLPMIIYALIGGSPTLSIGPVALISMMTFATLNPFFEVGSPVYIQAACLLALLVGLISLVLGVFKFGFLIRLISHPVIKSFIIASAVLIAFSQVRLLVNVPLDITNMTQFLISFWHYLPVMHLETLMLGIFAMIFLIFSPRLLRSSWLSRWLSESVRHFVIKALPLLMIFLAIVAMQLFHLENFGIKTVGEIPSGFPPLNMPYWSWDLVLKLLPGAAMIAMVSFVESISIAQATAFQNRSELNSNQELIALGLANLSAGVTSAFPVTGSLSRTVVNADAGAKTPISGVISSIFIVIVSLYFTGVFRELPLAILAATIMVSIWKLVDFKPFIETWRYSKADGLAMWVTFFAVLFIDISAGLMIGMATTFLLLLWRISRPHIAVIGQVQGTQHFRNIHRHQVITQSELVSIRMDESLSFLNISSLNEFIIQEVSNNQVLKHVIVNCSSVSNIDLSALETLIDINDELYKLGIKLHFSEVKGPVMDKLRRSSLIEHLHGQIFLTHYQAVAALKYELDNYIQI, encoded by the coding sequence ATGCCCACACCCAAATTTAAATTTACGACAATGCTGCCCGCCTTGTCATGGATGAAGCGCTATAACCGATTGAAGTTTAAATCGGATTTACTGGCCGCTTTAATTGTCATTGCGATGTTGGTTCCGCAAGGAATGGCCTATGCCATCGTTGCAGGTTTACCCCCAATTACGGGTTTATATGCCAGCGTTTTACCCATGATCATTTATGCCTTGATTGGGGGGAGCCCGACCCTGTCAATTGGCCCAGTCGCATTAATTTCGATGATGACCTTTGCCACACTTAATCCTTTTTTTGAGGTTGGCTCACCGGTCTATATTCAAGCCGCTTGTTTACTTGCCCTTTTGGTTGGTTTAATTTCTTTGGTTTTGGGTGTATTTAAATTTGGTTTCTTAATTCGCTTAATCAGTCATCCCGTGATTAAGAGTTTTATTATTGCTTCTGCGGTGTTGATTGCGTTCAGTCAAGTCAGACTGTTGGTGAATGTGCCTCTTGATATTACCAATATGACTCAGTTTCTAATCAGCTTCTGGCACTACCTGCCTGTTATGCATTTAGAAACGTTGATGCTTGGTATTTTCGCCATGATTTTTTTAATATTCAGTCCTCGCCTGTTACGCTCAAGCTGGCTGTCGCGTTGGCTTTCTGAATCTGTACGTCATTTTGTAATTAAAGCCTTGCCATTGCTGATGATTTTTTTAGCCATTGTGGCAATGCAACTGTTTCATTTAGAGAATTTTGGTATTAAAACTGTCGGAGAAATTCCCTCAGGTTTCCCCCCTTTAAATATGCCCTATTGGTCTTGGGACTTGGTGCTGAAATTACTGCCTGGTGCAGCAATGATCGCAATGGTCAGTTTTGTGGAGTCGATTTCAATTGCTCAAGCCACGGCCTTTCAAAATCGTAGCGAACTCAATAGTAATCAAGAGCTGATTGCGCTCGGACTGGCCAATTTAAGTGCGGGTGTCACCTCTGCCTTTCCGGTGACGGGCAGCCTATCACGTACCGTGGTCAATGCCGACGCTGGCGCCAAAACCCCAATCTCCGGGGTGATTTCCTCTATTTTCATTGTAATCGTAAGTCTGTACTTTACTGGGGTTTTTCGTGAATTGCCGCTGGCAATTTTAGCTGCAACCATTATGGTCTCAATTTGGAAGCTGGTTGATTTCAAACCGTTTATTGAGACTTGGCGCTATTCGAAAGCGGATGGTCTTGCCATGTGGGTGACATTCTTTGCGGTGCTTTTTATCGATATTTCTGCCGGTCTGATGATTGGTATGGCAACAACGTTCTTGCTGTTACTCTGGCGCATCAGTCGCCCACATATCGCGGTGATTGGGCAAGTACAAGGCACTCAACATTTTCGAAATATTCATCGCCATCAAGTGATTACTCAATCTGAACTGGTTTCCATTCGAATGGATGAAAGCCTCAGTTTTTTAAATATCAGCAGCCTTAACGAATTTATTATTCAAGAAGTCAGTAACAATCAAGTACTCAAGCATGTGATCGTAAATTGTTCAAGTGTGAGTAATATCGATTTAAGCGCATTAGAAACATTGATTGATATCAATGATGAATTATATAAACTAGGGATTAAATTACATTTTTCAGAAGTTAAAGGGCCAGTTATGGATAAACTGAGACGCTCAAGTTTAATTGAACATTTACATGGACAGATTTTCTTAACTCATTATCAAGCAGTTGCTGCGTTAAAATATGAGTTAGATAACTATATTCAGATCTAG
- a CDS encoding DUF2058 domain-containing protein: MVKNALQAQLLKAGLVDTKKAKKLSKQAQHEHRTGQSDEAQLKEKIEQANQEKIKKDQSLNMEKQRILDEKALKASIIQMIGQHKITDSKGDVTYQFIDENKIKKIYTNQQAYNALVSGSLVIARDHASYALLPKALADRINEKMEGFILVNNAEQTEQVTNEEDPYAAYVIPDDLMW, encoded by the coding sequence ATGGTTAAAAATGCATTGCAAGCCCAGTTATTAAAGGCGGGTTTGGTCGACACTAAAAAAGCAAAAAAACTATCCAAACAAGCCCAACATGAGCATCGTACTGGTCAAAGTGATGAAGCTCAACTGAAAGAAAAAATTGAACAAGCCAATCAAGAAAAAATTAAAAAAGACCAATCGCTCAATATGGAAAAACAACGCATCTTAGATGAAAAAGCGTTAAAGGCTTCCATTATTCAAATGATTGGTCAGCATAAAATTACTGACAGTAAAGGTGATGTGACCTATCAATTTATTGATGAAAATAAAATCAAAAAAATCTATACCAACCAACAGGCATATAATGCCTTGGTATCTGGTAGTTTGGTGATCGCACGCGACCATGCAAGCTATGCCTTATTGCCTAAAGCTTTGGCAGATCGTATTAATGAGAAAATGGAAGGTTTTATTCTGGTCAATAATGCAGAACAAACTGAACAAGTGACCAATGAAGAAGATCCATATGCAGCCTATGTTATTCCAGATGATTTAATGTGGTAA
- a CDS encoding twin-arginine translocase TatA/TatE family subunit, which translates to MLGLSFGHLALFALVLILIFGTSKLKTLGQDLGHSIKDFKKSIQEDESIDNQIPNTSKSSKYQNNQDHNHHA; encoded by the coding sequence ATGTTAGGACTATCTTTTGGGCATCTTGCTTTATTTGCACTGGTGCTGATATTAATTTTTGGAACATCTAAATTAAAAACCTTAGGTCAAGATTTAGGTCATTCAATTAAAGATTTTAAAAAATCGATTCAAGAGGATGAATCAATAGACAATCAAATACCGAATACAAGCAAATCCTCAAAATACCAAAACAATCAAGATCATAATCATCATGCTTAA
- a CDS encoding heavy metal response regulator transcription factor yields MRILLVEDEHKTGDYLKKGLSEAGYVTDWVQDGISGLHFAITAPYDLIILDVMLPKMDGWAVLTEIRKTHANLPILFLSARDHIEDRVKGLELGADDYLIKPFAFAELLARIKTLLRRGSLKEERTTYVVADLHLDLVKRRVVRAGQRIDLTAKEFTLLELFMRRQGEVLPKSLIASLVWDMNFDSDTNVIEVAIRRLRSKVDEGFSPKLIQNIRGMGYVLEVEDEQ; encoded by the coding sequence ATGCGAATCTTGCTCGTGGAAGATGAACACAAAACAGGTGATTATCTTAAAAAAGGGCTTTCTGAAGCGGGATATGTGACGGATTGGGTACAAGATGGTATCAGTGGGCTGCACTTTGCGATTACAGCGCCATACGACTTGATCATTTTAGATGTCATGCTGCCTAAAATGGATGGCTGGGCTGTTTTAACTGAAATCCGTAAAACTCATGCCAACCTCCCGATCTTATTTCTATCTGCACGTGATCATATTGAAGATCGGGTCAAAGGGCTTGAACTTGGCGCCGATGATTACCTGATTAAACCCTTTGCTTTCGCAGAGTTATTGGCACGAATCAAAACGTTGCTCAGGCGCGGTTCCTTAAAAGAGGAACGCACTACTTATGTTGTGGCAGACTTACATCTCGACTTGGTAAAAAGAAGAGTGGTTCGCGCTGGCCAACGGATTGATTTGACTGCGAAAGAATTTACGCTACTCGAACTGTTTATGCGCAGACAAGGCGAAGTACTGCCTAAATCACTGATCGCCTCGCTGGTTTGGGACATGAACTTTGACAGTGACACCAATGTAATCGAAGTCGCCATTCGCAGACTGCGCAGTAAAGTTGATGAGGGCTTTAGTCCCAAGCTGATCCAAAATATTCGAGGCATGGGCTATGTATTAGAGGTGGAGGATGAGCAATAA
- a CDS encoding HutD/Ves family protein — MIKKLTQQDYLKMPWKNKLGFTLQLACSHTHLDDFDWRLSIADVTQDGSFSRFPDKNRIISVLNGEGIILKNKNTQHDETLYLYDVFRFSGADEIYAELVDGPIRDFNLIYNSVRYQAELWVSTQPVFENTFSHRTLIFIFNPNQTPVAVMVNNQPFNLDHFQSLLIQEQSNAQVKINATEQSKYYVITLRLTHE, encoded by the coding sequence ATGATTAAAAAACTTACACAACAAGATTATTTAAAAATGCCTTGGAAAAACAAATTAGGCTTCACCTTACAATTGGCATGTAGTCATACCCATTTAGATGATTTTGATTGGCGCCTATCCATTGCTGATGTAACACAGGATGGTTCTTTTTCACGCTTTCCCGATAAAAACCGAATCATTAGTGTTTTGAACGGTGAGGGAATTATTTTAAAAAATAAAAATACGCAACATGATGAAACGCTCTATCTATATGATGTCTTCCGTTTTTCAGGCGCAGATGAAATTTATGCTGAATTAGTTGATGGGCCGATTCGTGATTTTAATTTGATTTATAATTCAGTACGTTATCAAGCAGAGCTGTGGGTCTCTACACAGCCTGTTTTTGAAAATACCTTTAGTCATCGCACTTTGATTTTTATTTTCAATCCCAATCAAACGCCGGTTGCCGTGATGGTAAATAACCAACCATTCAACTTAGATCATTTTCAGAGTTTATTGATTCAAGAGCAAAGTAACGCTCAAGTTAAAATCAATGCCACTGAGCAGTCAAAATACTATGTTATTACACTCCGTCTAACCCATGAATAA
- a CDS encoding YoaK family protein: protein MLIQNLPRWLLLSAFLLAMNAGMINVLGLFSLLHQSVSHMTGNVSFVADALIQQQYGHVLYLLLVIACYVLGSSYSGFILGNSHFELSQRYGAPLCLVAIFILICWLFLPYYPRYALLWASAAMGVQNAMVSHYKGAIIRTTHLSGVLTDLGLALGYLLKGLPVEPRRIILHLMIFVGFLLGGIIASLVYPYLKFEAFLIPAGLSLLLCVVYWVALFRVLPFSKK, encoded by the coding sequence ATGCTGATACAAAATTTACCCCGTTGGCTACTTCTTTCTGCATTTTTGCTGGCCATGAATGCAGGAATGATTAATGTCTTGGGCTTATTTAGTTTGTTGCACCAGTCGGTTTCACATATGACTGGAAATGTCAGTTTTGTCGCTGATGCTTTAATTCAACAACAGTATGGTCATGTCCTCTATTTATTGTTAGTTATTGCCTGTTATGTTTTAGGCTCGAGCTATAGTGGGTTTATTTTAGGTAATAGTCATTTTGAACTCAGTCAACGTTATGGTGCACCACTGTGCTTAGTTGCCATATTTATTCTGATTTGTTGGTTATTTCTACCCTATTATCCACGTTATGCCTTGCTCTGGGCTTCTGCGGCAATGGGTGTTCAAAATGCCATGGTGAGTCATTATAAAGGTGCGATTATTCGCACCACGCATCTTTCTGGTGTACTCACTGACTTGGGGTTAGCCCTAGGATATCTCCTTAAAGGCTTACCTGTTGAACCAAGACGTATCATTTTACATTTGATGATTTTCGTTGGCTTTTTACTCGGTGGAATTATTGCCTCGCTGGTCTATCCTTATTTAAAATTTGAAGCCTTCCTGATTCCTGCAGGCTTAAGTTTATTATTGTGTGTGGTATATTGGGTGGCTTTATTTCGTGTTCTCCCTTTTTCAAAAAAGTAA